The sequence AGTCGAGCAGGGAGAGGTACGAGCCGCGCGGGCCCGCCGGGTTCGCCTCCAGGCGCTCCCAGGCGCGCGGGCTCAGTGCCGCCACCGAGACCCCGGCGGGCCCGCCGAGCGCCTTCTGCGCCCCGATCACGCACAGGTCCACGCCCCACTCGGCGGGCAGCAGCGGCTCCGCGCCCACCGAGGCGACGGCGTCGAGCATGAGCAGCGCGCCGTGCTCCCGCACCACCTCGCCGATCCCGGCCACCGGGTTCGTGTTGCCCGTCGCGGCCTCCGCGTGCACGAGCGAGACGAAGTCCGTCTCCGGGTGCGCCGCGAGCGCCTCGCGCACCTGCGCCGCGCTCACCGCCGTGTCGAAGGGCACCGCGAGGTCGTGCACGGTGGCGCCGCAGTCGCGCAGCCAGTTGCCGAAGGTCTGCCCGTACGGGCCCGTCACGATGTTCAGCGCCACCGTCCCCGGACCGGCGACGCCCCGGATGCACCCTTCGAGCGGCAGCAGCGCCTCGCCCTGCGTCACGACGAGTTCGTGCCCCCCGCTCCCGGGCGCGTCGAGCCCGAGCAGGGCGGCGACCTTGCGTTCGATCGTGGCGAAGTGGTGGGCGGTCAGGGGAGTGAGGTCAAGCAGGGGGTGTGTCACGAGGTGGCTCTTTCTGCGTGTGCGCGTGCGGCTTGCGCGTGTGTCGTGCGGCGGTACGGGGACGGATGGCCGTGCGGGCCGGTTGTGAGCGTACTCAGGGGGGTGCGGGGGAGAGAGCGGGGCGGGCCGCCTTCTAGGGTGCCGGTCATGAGTGACGTGAGTGGGGCGACGCCGCCGGTGCTGCGGGTGAAGGGGGCCGTACTCGTCGGGCCCGAGGACGTGCGGGACGAGGTGTGGGTGGTCGGCGGGCGGGTCGCCCTCACCGCGCCGGCCGGGGCGCGGGACGTGCGGACCGTCGAGGGCTGGGCGCTGCCCGGACTCGTCGACGCGCACTGCCACGTCGGGCTCGACGCGCACGGGGCCGTGCCCGCCGAGGAGGCCGAGAAGCAGGCGCTCACCGAGCGGGACGCGGGCGCGCTGCTGCTCCGCGACGCGGGCTCGCCCTCCGACACGCACTGGACGGACGCGCGCGAGGACCTGCCCCGCATCATCCGCGCCGGGCGCCACATCGCCCGCACCCGCCGCTACATCCGGAACTTCGCGCACGAGATCGAGCCCGAGGACCTCGTCGCCTACGTGGCGCGCGAGGCGCGGCGCGGCGACGGCTGGGTCAAGCTCGTCGGCGACTGGATCGACCGCGAGGAGGGCGACCTGACGGCGTGCTGGCCGCGCGGCGCCGTCGAGGCGGCGATCGCCGAGGCGCACCGGCTCGGCGCGCGCGTCACCGCGCACTGCTTCGCCGAGGACTCGCTCGCCGACCTCGTCGAAGCGGGCATCGACTGCGTAGAGCACGCGACGGGGCTCACCGAGGAGACGATCCCGCTCTTCGCCGAGCGCGGCGTCGCGATCGTCCCGACCCTGGTCAATATCGCGACGTTCCCGCGCCTCGCGGACGGCGGCGAGGCCAAGTTCCCCCGCTGGTCGGCCCACATGCGCCGCCTGCACGCCCGGCGCTACGAGACGGTGCGCGCCGCCTTCGACGCGGGCGTCCCCGTCTTCACGGGCACCGACGCGGGCGGCAGCCTCCCGCACGGCCTCATCGGCGCCGAGGTGGCCGAACTCGTCCGCGCGGGCCTCCCGCCGCTCGCGGCCCTCTCCGCCGCCGTCTGGGACGCCCGCGCCTGGCTGGGCAGGCCGGGCCTGGAGGAGGGCGCCCCGGCGGACCTCGTGGTGTACGAGAGCGACCCGCGCGCCGACGTGCGGGTTCTGACGGCGCCTCGGCGCGTCGTGATGTCGGGGCGGGTGGTGGCGTAGGGGGCGGCACGCGCGTCCCCCGGGGGCGTGTACAGAGCCGTCGAGGGCGTGTGAGGAGCCGTCAGGGGCGCGCGAGAGGTCGTCGAGCGCCCCTCCTCGCGGGGGACGTACCGCTGTGACGTGGGCGAACGCGTGCGCAGCGAAGCGATTCCTTTTTCGAACACCATGCCGGAAACCACCCTTTAGGGTGAACGTGCTGCGGTCTGTCGTTCTTTCACCCCCGTTCCGCGAGGATTCCCGCATCGAGGCCGCCGGCCCCCGTGTCCCCGGGACGCGCCGGCGGCTCCATGTCTCTTGTGGGGGTAACACCGCTGTGAACAGCACCACCTTCGGCCTGCCCGTGCGCCGACTCGCCGCCGCCACCACGGCCGCGCTCCTCGTCGGCGCGCCCGCCGTGCTCACCGCCGCGGGCACCGCGCACGCCACCGAGGGCCACGGGGGGAAGTCCGGCGCCGTCGTCCTGCGCACCGGACTCGACGTCTCCCTCCTGCGGAAGACCGTCGACCTGCCGCTCAACGTCTCGCTCAACGAGGTGAGCGCCCCAGGCGACGCCGACAAGACCGCGCTCACCGCCACACTCGACGGCGTCGACAAGGGCCGCCCCTTCCGCGTCCTCGACGCCCGCGTCGCCCAGGCGAAGGCCACCGCCGACGGCCACAAGGCGGAGGGCGCGACCGAACTCGTCGGCGCCCGCGTCCACGTCCCCGGACTCCCGTTCCTCTCGCTCGTCGAGGTCGAGAAGGTCACGTCGAAGGCCGTGTGCGAGGCGGGGCGGCACCCCGTCGCCGAGGCGAACGTCCTCGGGCACGTCAAGGTCCTCGGCAAGACCGTGAGCCTGTCCGCCGGAGGCACCACGCACGTCGAGGTCCCCGGCGTGGGCGAGGTCACCCTCGACCTCTCCCAGCGCACCACCACCGCCACCACGGCCGCCGCCGCCGCGCTGGAGCTGAAGGTCTCCGTCGACCCGCTCAAACTCGGCGTCGCCCAGGTCGAGGGCACCGTCACACTCGCCGGAGCCACCTGCGAGACTCCGAGGACGGACGGCGCCGGCCCCGGCACCCCGGCCTCCGAGCCGCCCGCCTCGGCCCCTGCCGACGACGACTCCGACGGCGCCGCGAGCCCGTCCCCGGCCGCGCCGGGCGGCGGCAAGGACGACGAGGGCGCGAAGAGCAACGGCGCCAAGGGCGCCGAGGTGACCACCGCCGCCGCGGGCTCCGACGACGGCGAGAACCTCGCCGAGACCGGCGGCAGCTCGACCACCCCCTACCTCGCGGGCGGCGCCGCCGTCCTCCTCGTGGGCGGCGCGGGCGCCGTCTGGTTCGCGCGCACCCGCCGCGCCGCGCGCGGCAACTGACACCACGCGGGGGCGGGGCGGGCCGACCCACCGGCCCGCCCCGCCCCCGCGACACCTCAGCCCCCTGCCCCCGGCATTTCGGCCCCCACCACGCCCCGCACCGCCGCCAGGAACCGCTCGCTCGTCCCCCGGTCCCGCACCGCCACCCGCAGCCACTCGTCCCCGAGCCCCGGGAACGTGTCCCCGCGCCGCACCGCCCACCCCGCGCCGCGCAGCCGCTCCCGCACCCCGGCCGCGCCCGGCAGCCGCACCAATAGGAACGACGCCGACGCCGGACCCACGACCCGCGCCTCCGGCAGCTCCGCGAGCCCCGCCGCGAGGAAGTCCCTGTCGCCCGCGAGGTCCCGCGCCGCCGCCTCCGCCTCCGCGAGCGCCCCGGGCGCCGAGCACGCCTCGGCCGCCACGAGCGCGGGCGTCGAGACCGGCCACAGCGGCTGCGCCCGCGCGAGCCGCGCGAGCGTCGCGGGCGCGCCGAGCACGTAGCCGATCCGCAGCCCCGCGAGCCCCCACGTCTTCGTGAGGCTCCGCAGGACGAGGAGCCCGGGGACGTCCGTGCGCGAGGCGAGCGACTCGCGCTCGCCCGGCACCGTGTCGACGAACGCCTCGTCCACGACGAGCGTCCGCCCGGGACGCGCGAGCGAGGCGATCACGTCCGCCGGGTGCAGCACCGACGTCGGGTTCGTCGGGTTCCCGAGCACCACGAGATCCGCCCCGGCGGGCACGAGCGCCGGATCGAGCCGGAAGCCGTCCTCCTCGCGCAGGAGCACCCGCTCCACCGCGTGCCCCGCCGCCCGCAGCGCCGCCTCCGGCTCCGTGAACTGCGGGTGCACGACGACGGGCCGCCGCACCGGCAGCGTCCGCGCCAGCAGCACGAACGCCTCCGCGGCGCCCGCCGTGAGCAGCACCCGCTCCGGCGCCAGCCCGTGCCGCGCCGCGACCGCCGCGCGCGCCGCCCGGTCGTCCGGGTACGCGGCGAGCGAGCCGAGCGCGTCCGCGAGCCGCTCCCGCAGCCACGCGGGCGGCGTCCCGGCGCGCACGTTCACCGCGAGATCGGTGAGCCCGGCCCCGCGCACCTCCGCGTCCCCGTGGTGGCGCAGCTCGTACGACGGCATGACACGTCCCTCCCGTGGGTCCTCCGCCACGGCGCACGTCGCCCGCGCGGACTTCTGTTTCGCCACGAGCAGCCGCCCGCGACCCCCCGCCTCCGCGAGCGCCGCCGCCTCCGCGACCGACCCGGTGCCGAGCGCGGCGCGCGGCGCGCGCGACGGACGGGGTACGGAGACCGCCGCCAGCTCGTGCGGCGCGTACGCCCGTACCGGCACGCCGAGCCGCGCCGCGAGCGCCACGACGGCGGGCGCCTCCGCGCGTCGGTCGACGGTCGCCACGGCACGTACGCGCGCGAGCGGCAGCCCGGCCGCGCCGAGCGCGCCCCGTACCAGCGCCTCGATCTCGGCGGCCGTCGCGCCCGTCGCCGCGCCGACACCGACCACGAGGGACGAGGTGCGGCGGGGCGCGCCGTCCGCTAGCAAGGAGGCATGGTCGTGCTCGTGGCCCTCGGCTCCTTCGTGATGACGCTGGTCGGCGGCTGGGCCGCGCACCACGTCACCGACCGGCGCCACCTCGTCCTGGGCTTCGCGGGCGGGCTCATGCTCGGCGTCGTCGGGCTGGACCTGCTGCCCGAGGCCGTCGAGGGGGCGGGGCGCAAGGTGTGGGGCGTGCCCGCCGCGCTGCTCCTCTTCGTCGCGGGCTTCCTCACCGCGCACGTCGTCGAACGCCTCCTCGCGCTGCGCCGCGCCGCCCACGGGGCGAAGAACCCCGAGCAGGTCCCGCAGGTCGGCATCGGCGCCGCCGCCGCGATGGTCGGGCACAGCGTCGCCGACGGCATCGCGATCGGCGCCTCGTTCCAGGTCGGCGAGGCGATCGGCTTCACCGTCGCGCTCGCCGTCATCAGCCACGACTTCGCGGACGGCTTCAACACGTACACGCTCACGCGCGCCACGGGCAACGCCCGCCGCAAGGCGTTCGCGATGCTCGGCGCCGACGCCGTCGCCCCTGTCGCGGGCGCCGCGTCGACGCTCCTGTTCACCATTCCGGGCGAAGCGCTCGCCTGCTACCTCGGCTTCTTCGGCGGCGTCCTCCTCTACATCGCCGCCGCCGAGATCCTGCCCGAGGCCAGCCACAGCCACCCGGCCCGCTCCACCCTCCTGTGCACGGTCGCGGGCGTGGCCCTGATGTGGCTCGTGATCGGCTTCGCGGGGGAGTAGCGGGGCCCCGCTCACCCCGTCACCCGTCCCGCCCCCGCCGCCCGCGCCACGAACCGTGCCGCCGCCTCGGGGAGGCCCGCCGGGTGGGTGTGCAGGTAGCTGGCGTGGATCTCGGCCCGGACGAAGCCCTCCAGGCGGGCGCGCGGCTGCCGCAGCCCCCACGCCGGGGCCGGGCCCGCGCCCGGCTCGATCACCGTGCGGTGGAACTCGTGCCCCCGCGTCCGCGTCCCCGCGGCGGCCACCGCGCTGTCGCCGACCGCGACCGCCTCGCGGTATCCGAGCGTCAGGCGCTCCGTCATGCGCGCGTCCGCGTCGAGCACGCCGCACATCGGCGCCCCGTCGAGCGAGCGCGCCAGGTAGAGCAGCCCCGCGCACTCCGCCCACACCGGCCCGCCCGCCCGCGCGAGGCCCGCGACGGCCGCGCGCAGCGGCGCGTTGGCGGCCAGCTCGGGCGCGTACACCTCGGGAAAGCCCCCGCCGACGACGAAGGCGCGCGTCCCCTCGGGCAGTTCCTCGGCGCGCAGCGGGTCCACGCTCACGACCTCCGCGCCCGCCGCCGTCAGCGCCTCGGTCTGCTCCGCGTACGAGAACGTGAACGCGGGCCCGCCCGCGACCGCCACGACGGGCCGCCCGCCGTCCGGCACCGGGGCGAGCGGCGGCTGCCAGGGCACCGCGCTCCGCGTCGCCGCGGAGTGCGCGAGGCGGAGCAGCGCGGGCAGGTCGCAGCCCTCCCGTACGTGCGCGGCGAGCGCGGCGACCGCGTCGACCGCCTCCGCGCGCCGCTCGGCCGCCGGGACGAGTCCGAGGTGCCGCGAGGGCGTGAACAGCTCCTTCGTCCGGCGCAGTACTCCGAGCACGGGCACCCCCGCCTCGTCGAGCGCGGCCCGCAGCAACTCCTCGTGCCGGTCGGAGCCGACCTTGTTGAGGATCACCCCGCCGATCCGCACCTCCGGGTCGAAGGAGGCGAAGCCGTGCACGAGGGCCGCGACCGAGCGCGACTGCGCCGAGGCGTCCACGACGAGCACGACGGGCGCCCCGAGCACCTTCGCGACCTGCGCGGTCGACGCCAGCTCGCCCTGCCCCGCGGCGCCGTCGTACAGCCCCATGACGCCTTCGACGACGGCGAGGTCGGCGTCGCGCGCGCCGTGCGCGAAGAGCGGCACGAGCGCGTCGGTGCCGCACAGGTAGGCGTCGAGGTTGCGGCCGGGCCGCCCCGTCGCGAGCGCGTGGTACCCCGGGTCGATGTAGTCCGGCCCGACCTTGTGCGGCGACACGGAGAGCCCGGCGGCGCGGAAGGCGGCCATGAGCCCGGTCGCGACGGTCGTCTTGCCACTGTTCGAGGAGGGCGCGGCGACGACGAGCCGGGGCGGCAGGGGCAGGGGCAGGGGCGCGGGGCTGGGTTGTGCGGTCATCGTGTGCTGCTTTCAGGGCCCGGGAGCTGCGGCCCGGGAGGGCGGATCGGTGGTACGGGACGGGGCGGCGCGGCCTCGCGGCCACCGGGGAGCGCGGGGCGGCGGGGCCGGGCGACCGGCCCCGCGTCACGCCTCGCGGCCCCCGCCCCGCCCCTGCGGGAGCGTCACCACTCGATGCCCCGCTGCCCCTTCTGCCCCGCGTCCATCGGGTGCTTGACCTTCGTCATCTCGGTCACGAGGTCCGCCGCGTCGATCAGCTCACGCGGCGCGTTGCGCCCCGTGACGACGACGTGCTGGTTGCCGGGGCGGGTACGCAGGGTCTCGACGACCTCGGCGGTGTCGATCCAGCCCCAGTGCAGCGGGTAGGCGAACTCGTCGAGGACGTACAGCTTGTACGTCTCGGCGGCCAGGTCCCGCTTGACCTGTTCCCAGCCCTCGCGGGCCTTGTCCTCGTTGGAGTCCTGGCCGTCGCGCTGGACCCAGGACCAGCCCTCGCCCATCTTGTGCCAGGCGACCGTGCCGCCCTCGCCCGAGGTCCCGAGCACGCGCAGCGCGTTCTCCTCGCCGACCTTCCACTTCGCCGACTTGACGAACTGGAACACCCCGATCGGCCACCCCTGGTTCCAGGCCCGCAGCGCGAGCCCGAAGGCGGCCGTCGACTTGCCCTTGCCCGGTCCCGTGTGGACCGCGAGGAGCGGCCTGTTGCGCCGCTGGCGTGTCGTCATCCCGTCGTCCGGCACGACGGCCGGCTGTCCCTGCGGCATTACGCCGCCCTCCCTGTTGTCGAGCCCTGTCCGCCCCGTACGTCCTTCACGAGCCCCGCGAGCGCGTCCGCGCGCAGCTCGTCCAGCGTCACCGCGCTCCCCCCGAGCCGCCCCGCGAGATCGGCAGCGAGCCCGAGCCGCACGGGCCCCGTCTCGCAGTCCACGACGACCGAGGCCGTCCCGTCCGCCGCGAGCAGCCCGGCCGCGCGCCGCGCGAGCGGCAGCGGCTCGGGACCGCCCGTCGCCCGCCCGTCCGTCACGACGACGAGCAGCGCGCGCCGCGCCGGATCGCGCAGCCGCTCGATCCGCAGCACGTCGCGCGCCTTCAGCAGGCCCGCCGCGAGCGGCGTCCGGCCCCCGGTCGGCAGGGATTCGAGCCGGGCCGCCGCCGTGTCCACCGACGACGTGGGCGGCAGCGCGAGACCCGCCTCGCGCCCCCGGAACGTCACGAGCCCCACCTTGTCGCGCCGCTGATAGGCGTCGAGGAGCAGCGAGAGCACCGCGCCCTTGACCACGCCCATCCGCTGCCGCGCCGCCATCGACCCGGAGGCGTCCACGACGAAGAGCACGAGATTGCCCTCGCGCCCCTCCCTGCTCGCGAGCCGCAAATCGTCCTTGCGCACCAGGAGCCCGGCGCCGGTGCGCCCGCGCGCCTTCTGGTACGGGGCGGCGGCGCGGACCGTCGCGGCGAGGTGCAGCGAGCCGAGCGCGCCCCCGCGCGGGCGGTACGAGCCCGTCGTCCTGCCGTGCGCGGTCCGCGCCCGCGACCGCCGCCCGGCGGCGCCCTCACCGAGCCCGGGAACGGTCAGCTTCTTCGTGCGGAAGGGGGCGGAGGCGGAGGCGGCGGGCTGCTCAGCGGCGCCCGCGCGGCCTTTTCCCTCGGCGTCCGAGGGGGCGGAGGCGTCCGAGGGGGCCGGGGCGTCGGCGTCCGGGGCGTCCGCGGGGCCGGTGGGCGCGTCGCCGGGCGCGTCCGAGGAACCGCCGTCCTCACCCCGGTCGGTGCGGTCCTCCGGATCCCCGCCCTGCGGCGGGACATCGCCCCCGCCGCCGGGCCCGTCCGGGCCGTCCCCGTCGCCGGGGCCCTCCGGCTCCTCCTCGGGCCCGGCGTTCTCGTCGAGCACCTCGTCGAGCTTGTCCTCGTCGAGCCCGGGGGCGTCGAAGGGGTTGCGGCGCCCCCGGTGCGGCAGGGCGAGGAGCGCGGCCTGCCGCACGTCCTCGGCGAGCACGCTCTCGCGCCCGGCCCAGGCGGCGAGGGCCGTCGCGGTACGGGCCATGACGAGGTCGGCGCGCATCCCGTCCACCTCGAAGGCGGCGCACGTCGCGGCGATCTGCCGCAGCGCGGTGTCCCCGAGGACGACGCGGGGCAGCAGCGCGCGGGCCTCGGCGATCCGGCTGCGCAGCGCCGCCTCGTCCCCGGCGAAGCGCGCGGCGAAGGCGGCGGGGTCGTCCTCGTACGCCATCCGGCGCCGTACGACCTCGACGCGCTCGTCGGTCTCGCGCGAGGCGGCGACCTCGACGGTGAGCCCGAAGCGGTCGAGGAGCTGCGGGCGCAGCTCGCCCTCCTCGGGGTTCATCGTCCCGACGAGCAGGAACCGCGCGGCGTGCCGCACGGAGACGCCCTCGCGCTCCACGGAGGAGACACCCATGGCGGCGGCGTCGAGCAGGAGGTCCACGAGGTGGTCGCCGAGAAGGTTGACCTCGTCGACGTAGAGGATGCCGCGGTGCGCGGCGGCGAGCAGTCCCGGCTCGAACGCCTTGACGCCCTCGGCGAGCGCCCGCTCGATGTCGAGCGCGCCAACGAGCCGGTCCTCGGAGGCCCCCACGGGCAGCTCGACCATCCGCGCGGGGCGCCGCGACTCCGCCTGGGCGGGAGCGTGCGGCCCGTCGGGGCAGCGCGGATCGGGAGCGGCCGGATCGCACGAGAACCGGCACCCCGCCACGACGTCGGCCTCGGGCAGCAGCGCGGTGAGCGCCCGCACGGCGGTGGACTTGGCCGTCCCCTTCTCGCCGCGCACGAGCACCCCGCCGACGCGGGCGGAGACGGCGTTGAGGAGGAGGGCGAGCCGGAGATCGTCCTGCCCGACGAGGGCGGTGAAGGGGTAGGGATGGTCGGCGGTGGTCATGCGGGGGTCTTCCTTTCGTGAGGATTGCGGCACGGCCCGGGCACGCGTGATCGCGCCCTTCGGGCAGGTGGGGAGCGGGCCCCGCGGGGTCACCCCGGTGCTCCCGGCGGCACGAAGGGCAGTCCCGGCGGAGCCCCCCGCTCGATCAGTCGCAGCAGCGCACGCGTGTCGGCGTGCTCCTCGATCAGATCCGCGAGCGCCTCCAGCTGCTCCTCCCGCAGGGCCCCGAACTCCGTGTCCGGCGCCGGTACGAACCTCCGCCCCGCCTGCGCGGCGACCCTCCGCAGGAAGGCCCGCCGGAAGCCGTCGCTCTCCAGCGACCCGTGCCAGTGCGTCCCCCACACCGATCCGACCCGGCACCCGTCGAGGAACGGCTCGTCGCCGCCCCTCACCTCCGCGACCCCGTGGTGGATCTCGTAGCCGTCCACGGCCTCCCCGAGCGCGGTCCCCGAGGGCCGGGCGAGCGTCTTCCCGCGCGCGAACCGCACCCGTACCGGCAGCAGCCCGAGCCCCGCCACGGTCCCGGCCCGCGACTCGACCTCGTCCTCGATCAGCTCGCCGAGCAACTGGAAGCCGCCGCAGATCCCGAGCACGGGCCGCCCCTCGGCCGCCCGCCGGGCGAGCGCGTCCGCGAGCCCCCGCTCGCGCAGCCACTCCAGCGCCCGCACCGTCCCCCGCGTCCCCGGCACCACCACGAGGTCCGCGTCCACGAGGTCCGCCGCCCGGTCCACGAACCGCACGACGACGCCCGGTTCGGCAGCGAGCGCGTCCACGTCGGTGAAGTTCGACATGAGCGGCACGGCGCACACGGCGACCCGCAGCACCTCTTCCCCGAACGGCTCCGCGAGCCGCGACTCGCGCACCGCGCCGCGCAGGGAGACGGCCATGCCGTCCTCCTCGTCGATGCCGAGCCCCGGCCGGAACGGCAGCACCCCGAAGGTGTCCCGCCCCGTCAGGTCCCGCAGCATCCGCAGGCCCGGTTCGAGCAGCGAGACATCGCCTCGGAACTTGTTGACGAGGTACCCCGCGACGAGCGCCTGGTCCTCCGCCGAGAGCAGCGCCGTCGTCCCGAAGAACGAGGCGAAGACACCGCCCCTGTCGATGTCCCCGACCACCACGACCGGCAGTCGGGCCGCCCGCGCGATCCCCATGTTGACGAGGTCGGTACGGCGCAGGTTGATCTCCGCCGGGCTCCCCGCGCCCTCGCAGATCACCGCGTCGTACGTGCGCCGCAGCTCCGCGAGGCAGTCCACGACCGTCCCGAACAGCTCCGCCTGCTTCCCCCCGTGGTAGCCGCGCGCGCTCAGCTCGCCGAGCGGCTTCCCGAGGAGCACGACCTGGCTCGACCGCTCCCCGCCCGGCTTGAGCAGCACCGGGTTCATGAGCGCGCTCGGCTCGACGCGCGCGGCCTGCGCCTGCATCGCCTGCGCGCGGCCGATCTCGGCGCCTTCGCGCGTGACGAAGGAGTTGAGGGACATGTTCTGCCCCTTGAACGGCGCGACGCTCACCCCCCGCCGCACGAGCCACCGGCAGATCCCGGCCGTCACGACGCTCTTGCCCGCGTCCGAGGTCGTCCCGGCGACGAGCAGCCCGCCCCCGGTCACCGCGCACCCCCCGGGCGCCGCGCGACGACGAGCCGCGCCGCGACGCACACCCCGAGCGCCGCCCACGTCACCCGCCGCGAGAGCCGCACCGCCCGCTCGACGTCCGCCACGGCGACCGGCCGCCCGCGCCGCGCGTTGAGCACGGGCCGGTGCTCGACCCGGCCCCCGTACGACAGCGTCCCGCCGAGCCGCACCCCGAGCGCGCCCGCGAAGGCCGCCTCGACGGGCCCCGCGTTGGGGCTCGGGTGCCGGTGCGCGTCCTCCCGCACGGCGGCGAGCGCGGTACGGGGCGCGCCGCCCACGAGTGCGGCGAGCCCGGCGGTGAGCCGGGCGCCCGGGAAGCCCATGACGTCGTCGAGCCGCGCGGCGGACCAGCCGAACCGCAGGTGGCGCGGCGACTTGTGGCCCACCATCGCGTCGAGCGTGTTGACGGCCCGGAAGGCGACGAGTCCGGGCACGCCGCCGAGCGCGCCCCACACGAGCGCCCCGACGACCGCGTCCGAGGTGTTCTCGGCGACGGACTCGACGACGGCGCGCGCGATGCCGTCCGCGTCGAGCCGGCGGGGATCGCGCCCGCACAGGTGCGGCAGGCGCTCGCGCGCGGCGGCGAGATCGTCCGCTTCGAGCGCGGCGGCGAGCGCGCGGCCCTCGCGCGCGAGCGACGTACCGCCCACGACGGCCCACGTCACGAGCGCGGTGAGCGCGGCGGACGCGGCGGGGGAGCGGCGCGCGGCGGTACGGGAGGCGACGGCGGCGAGCGCGGTGGCGCCGCCCGCGCACAGCAGGGTGTGCAGGGCGCCCGCACCGCGCTGGTCGCGCCACAACGCCTTCTCGGCGACGCCCGCGAGAGACCCGTACGCCGCGACGGGGTGGCCGCGGCGCGGATCGCCGAAGAGGGAGTCGCCGAGCA comes from Streptomyces sp. Tu6071 and encodes:
- a CDS encoding aminotransferase class V-fold PLP-dependent enzyme → MTHPLLDLTPLTAHHFATIERKVAALLGLDAPGSGGHELVVTQGEALLPLEGCIRGVAGPGTVALNIVTGPYGQTFGNWLRDCGATVHDLAVPFDTAVSAAQVREALAAHPETDFVSLVHAEAATGNTNPVAGIGEVVREHGALLMLDAVASVGAEPLLPAEWGVDLCVIGAQKALGGPAGVSVAALSPRAWERLEANPAGPRGSYLSLLDWKHRWIDAGRKALPHAPAQLEMLALEACLERFAAEGPDLVRGRHARAAAAVRAGLAALGTPLTPYVTEARDAAPVATTVRVPVTGTGPDAATLVAKALAAHPSLPLAAGGGALAAEMVRVNHYGPLAAENVVRDSLRALAAAWSEATGERADTRAADRAVAETWAAGQA
- a CDS encoding amidohydrolase family protein; protein product: MSDVSGATPPVLRVKGAVLVGPEDVRDEVWVVGGRVALTAPAGARDVRTVEGWALPGLVDAHCHVGLDAHGAVPAEEAEKQALTERDAGALLLRDAGSPSDTHWTDAREDLPRIIRAGRHIARTRRYIRNFAHEIEPEDLVAYVAREARRGDGWVKLVGDWIDREEGDLTACWPRGAVEAAIAEAHRLGARVTAHCFAEDSLADLVEAGIDCVEHATGLTEETIPLFAERGVAIVPTLVNIATFPRLADGGEAKFPRWSAHMRRLHARRYETVRAAFDAGVPVFTGTDAGGSLPHGLIGAEVAELVRAGLPPLAALSAAVWDARAWLGRPGLEEGAPADLVVYESDPRADVRVLTAPRRVVMSGRVVA
- a CDS encoding SCO1860 family LAETG-anchored protein; its protein translation is MNSTTFGLPVRRLAAATTAALLVGAPAVLTAAGTAHATEGHGGKSGAVVLRTGLDVSLLRKTVDLPLNVSLNEVSAPGDADKTALTATLDGVDKGRPFRVLDARVAQAKATADGHKAEGATELVGARVHVPGLPFLSLVEVEKVTSKAVCEAGRHPVAEANVLGHVKVLGKTVSLSAGGTTHVEVPGVGEVTLDLSQRTTTATTAAAAALELKVSVDPLKLGVAQVEGTVTLAGATCETPRTDGAGPGTPASEPPASAPADDDSDGAASPSPAAPGGGKDDEGAKSNGAKGAEVTTAAAGSDDGENLAETGGSSTTPYLAGGAAVLLVGGAGAVWFARTRRAARGN
- the cobC gene encoding Rv2231c family pyridoxal phosphate-dependent protein CobC, translated to MVGVGAATGATAAEIEALVRGALGAAGLPLARVRAVATVDRRAEAPAVVALAARLGVPVRAYAPHELAAVSVPRPSRAPRAALGTGSVAEAAALAEAGGRGRLLVAKQKSARATCAVAEDPREGRVMPSYELRHHGDAEVRGAGLTDLAVNVRAGTPPAWLRERLADALGSLAAYPDDRAARAAVAARHGLAPERVLLTAGAAEAFVLLARTLPVRRPVVVHPQFTEPEAALRAAGHAVERVLLREEDGFRLDPALVPAGADLVVLGNPTNPTSVLHPADVIASLARPGRTLVVDEAFVDTVPGERESLASRTDVPGLLVLRSLTKTWGLAGLRIGYVLGAPATLARLARAQPLWPVSTPALVAAEACSAPGALAEAEAAARDLAGDRDFLAAGLAELPEARVVGPASASFLLVRLPGAAGVRERLRGAGWAVRRGDTFPGLGDEWLRVAVRDRGTSERFLAAVRGVVGAEMPGAGG
- a CDS encoding ZIP family metal transporter codes for the protein MVVLVALGSFVMTLVGGWAAHHVTDRRHLVLGFAGGLMLGVVGLDLLPEAVEGAGRKVWGVPAALLLFVAGFLTAHVVERLLALRRAAHGAKNPEQVPQVGIGAAAAMVGHSVADGIAIGASFQVGEAIGFTVALAVISHDFADGFNTYTLTRATGNARRKAFAMLGADAVAPVAGAASTLLFTIPGEALACYLGFFGGVLLYIAAAEILPEASHSHPARSTLLCTVAGVALMWLVIGFAGE
- a CDS encoding cobyrinate a,c-diamide synthase, translating into MTAQPSPAPLPLPLPPRLVVAAPSSNSGKTTVATGLMAAFRAAGLSVSPHKVGPDYIDPGYHALATGRPGRNLDAYLCGTDALVPLFAHGARDADLAVVEGVMGLYDGAAGQGELASTAQVAKVLGAPVVLVVDASAQSRSVAALVHGFASFDPEVRIGGVILNKVGSDRHEELLRAALDEAGVPVLGVLRRTKELFTPSRHLGLVPAAERRAEAVDAVAALAAHVREGCDLPALLRLAHSAATRSAVPWQPPLAPVPDGGRPVVAVAGGPAFTFSYAEQTEALTAAGAEVVSVDPLRAEELPEGTRAFVVGGGFPEVYAPELAANAPLRAAVAGLARAGGPVWAECAGLLYLARSLDGAPMCGVLDADARMTERLTLGYREAVAVGDSAVAAAGTRTRGHEFHRTVIEPGAGPAPAWGLRQPRARLEGFVRAEIHASYLHTHPAGLPEAAARFVARAAGAGRVTG
- the cobO gene encoding cob(I)yrinic acid a,c-diamide adenosyltransferase, translated to MPQGQPAVVPDDGMTTRQRRNRPLLAVHTGPGKGKSTAAFGLALRAWNQGWPIGVFQFVKSAKWKVGEENALRVLGTSGEGGTVAWHKMGEGWSWVQRDGQDSNEDKAREGWEQVKRDLAAETYKLYVLDEFAYPLHWGWIDTAEVVETLRTRPGNQHVVVTGRNAPRELIDAADLVTEMTKVKHPMDAGQKGQRGIEW
- a CDS encoding putative cobaltochelatase, translating into MTTADHPYPFTALVGQDDLRLALLLNAVSARVGGVLVRGEKGTAKSTAVRALTALLPEADVVAGCRFSCDPAAPDPRCPDGPHAPAQAESRRPARMVELPVGASEDRLVGALDIERALAEGVKAFEPGLLAAAHRGILYVDEVNLLGDHLVDLLLDAAAMGVSSVEREGVSVRHAARFLLVGTMNPEEGELRPQLLDRFGLTVEVAASRETDERVEVVRRRMAYEDDPAAFAARFAGDEAALRSRIAEARALLPRVVLGDTALRQIAATCAAFEVDGMRADLVMARTATALAAWAGRESVLAEDVRQAALLALPHRGRRNPFDAPGLDEDKLDEVLDENAGPEEEPEGPGDGDGPDGPGGGGDVPPQGGDPEDRTDRGEDGGSSDAPGDAPTGPADAPDADAPAPSDASAPSDAEGKGRAGAAEQPAASASAPFRTKKLTVPGLGEGAAGRRSRARTAHGRTTGSYRPRGGALGSLHLAATVRAAAPYQKARGRTGAGLLVRKDDLRLASREGREGNLVLFVVDASGSMAARQRMGVVKGAVLSLLLDAYQRRDKVGLVTFRGREAGLALPPTSSVDTAAARLESLPTGGRTPLAAGLLKARDVLRIERLRDPARRALLVVVTDGRATGGPEPLPLARRAAGLLAADGTASVVVDCETGPVRLGLAADLAGRLGGSAVTLDELRADALAGLVKDVRGGQGSTTGRAA